One Paramisgurnus dabryanus chromosome 9, PD_genome_1.1, whole genome shotgun sequence DNA segment encodes these proteins:
- the ccpg1 gene encoding cell cycle progression protein 1 isoform X2, with the protein MSESSSDTESSCGWTVISNEGSDIEPLGPDNAGECEEEEVTVDAEPDKESQGESSLDLTLREEATLEVEPTGEVGADHVMLCSSSENSDIITLADAREAEIETWVEPVVKEAEETGCEELFLGTSSSSQYTFREAETTGWWRSGWKFSRTLWEYGSHVHDSLSLSVFPVDQPVQRDINNSSSEDEEEETKSSHVVRRRRVRRSTTGSESGDLQEAHRRHEEEIQAHTDPRSAAHSQVSGTLNKCILLALLIAISMGFGHFYGTVQIQERQRTVEKIRPSELEVPFKSEPDVINKEVVEDLKEDLEEKQEMVLSLTSIMDKISKENQHLRVTQEDLQAQRQDLYEKLMQVKREMESQHRDLTTENQNLKISLDREEASFSALQEELKYLRAQVRELEEKGEGTDSILSENQRLKGHLQEEKQKVRSFMNQREALMAEAQVLRKELDKERKVMEKLKEELEEMSQKDDEAETEKLQARLLELENKLKFEQQRSDLWERLYVESKEERAKGDRDVKTKIPKDGMMGKVKETLDAVKNSTKEFVHHHKEQIKKAKEAVKENLRKFSDSVKSTFRHIKNSASRVFNHEKRSQERKNANTERQTFRQEQSNKFEDDIHWQPQKPLHRHPRKSTVDTDFHTDRNTRKPGTQKAQSTTGQKTPPKGCSGVFDCAYQESMSLFNKAMDPIRADEFDELLRSYLQKEVGHFHHWGELKSFIDNFFHNGVFIHDQMLFTDFVSGVEDYLEEIDEYHSLDDDVFEDLDDYIYRHIFGDTYLKYSGPSRPFDRPGSKGKTWSHCHRQQKKPQQPRPRPQKMKKWMQSGRDPSRQFADVKIELGPMPFDPKY; encoded by the exons ATGTCTGAAAGCTCCAGTGACACAGAATCATCATGCGGATGGACGGTTATCAGTAATGAG GGTTCAGACATTGAGCCACTGGGTCCTGATAATGCTGGGGAATGTGAGGAGGAAGAGGTCACAGTGGACG CTGAACCTGATAAGGAGAGTCAGGGAGAGTCTTCTCTGGACCTCACATTGAGAGAGGAGGCGACTTTAGAGGTGGAACCAACTGGAGAG GTAGGAGCAGATCATGTGATGCTTTGCTCCTCCAGTGAGAATTCTGATATCATAACCCTGGCCGATGCACGGGAGGCGGAGATTGAAACGTGGGTGGAGCCTGTTGTGAAGGAGGCAGAGGAAACGGGATGTGAGGAGCTCTTTCTGGGAACATCATCGAGTAGCCAGTATACCTTCAGGGAGGCTGAAACAA CAGGTTGGTGGAGGAGTGGTTGGAAATTTTCCAGGACGCTGTGGGAATACGGGAGTCATGTGCACGACTCTCTTTCACTCTCAG TTTTCCCCGTGGATCAGCCCGTGCAGCGAGACATCAATAATAGCAGCAGTGAGGATGAAGAGGAGGAGACGAAGAGCAGTCATGTGGTGAGAAGACGCAGGGTCCGGAGGAGCACAACAGGCTCAGAGTCTGGAGACCTGCAGGAGGCTCACAGGAGACACGAGGAG GAGATTCAGGCACATACAGACCCTCGTTCTGCAGCTCACAGTCAGGTCAGCGGGACTCTAAACAAATGTATCCTGTTAGCTCTTCTCATCGCCATCAGCATGGGCTTCGGACACTTCTACG GTACGGTACAAATTCAGGAAAGGCAGAGGACTGTGGAGAAGATCCGTCCCAGTGAGCTGGAAGTGCCGTTTAAGAGCGAGCCAGACGTTATCAATAAG GAAGTGGTTGAGGATCTAAAAGAAGATCTGGAGGAGAAGCAGGAGATGGTGTTGAGTCTCACAAGCATCATGGataaaatatctaaagaaaACCAGCATCTCAGAGTCACACAGGAAGACCTACAG GCCCAACGACAAGATCTGTACGAGAAACTAATGCAAGTCAAGCGTGAGATGGAGTCCCAGCACAGAGACCTGACAACGGAAAACCAGAACCTCAAAATCAGCCTCGATCGAGAGGAGGCATCCTTCTCGGCCCTGCAGGAGGAGCTGAAGTACCTGCGTGCACAGGTGAGAGAACTGGAAGAGAAAGGAGAGGGAACGGATTCGATCCTGTCTGAAAACCAGCGACTGAAGGGTCACCTGCAGGAGGAGAAACAGAAGGTGCGTAGCTTCATGAACCAGAGGGAGGCGCTGATGGCTGAGGCTCAGGTGCTACGCAAAGAACTGGATAAAGAACGAAAGGTTATGGAAAAACTGAAAGAGGAACTTGAAGAAATGAGTCAGAAAGATGATGAGGCAGAGACGGAAAAACTGCAAGCTCGACTCTTGGAGCTGGAGAACAAGCTGAAGTTCGAGCAGCAGCGCTCCGATCTTTGGGAGAGACTTTACGTGGAGTCGAAGGAGGAGAGAGCCAAAGGTGACCGAGATGTGAAGACCAAGATCCCAAAGGATGGGATGATGGGAAAGGTGAAGGAAACGCTTGACGCCGTCAAGAATTCCACCAAAGAGTTTGTTCACCATCATAAAGAGCAGATCAAGAAAGCCAAAGAAGCGGTGAAGGAAAATCTCCGGAAGTTTTCAGATTCTGTAAAATCCACGTTCAGGCACATCAAAAACTCCGCCTCCAGAGTCTTCAACCACGAAAAGAGATCCCAGGAAAGAAAAAATGCCAATACCGAACGTCAAACATTTCGGCAAGAACAAAGCAACAAATTTGAAGACGACATTCACTGGCAACCTCAGAAACCTTTACATCGACATCCCCGTAAATCCACAGTGGACACCGATTTCCACACCGATCGCAACACGCGCAAACCCGGCACTCAGAAAGCACAAAGCACTACGGGTCAGAAAACTCCACCCAAAGGATGTTCTGGTGTATTCGATTGTGCTTATCAAGAGTCTATGAGTTTATTTAATAAGGCAATGGATCCCATCCGCGCCGATGAGTTTGATGAACTTCTACGAAGCTACCTGCAGAAAGAGGTCGGTCATTTCCATCACTGGGGAGAACTAAAAAGCTTCATCGATAATTTCTTTCACAACGGCGTCTTCATCCACGACCAGATGCTGTTCACAGACTTTGTTAGCGGAGTTGAGGATTATCTTGAGGAAATCGATGAATATCACAGTCTTGACGATGATGTCTTTGAAGATTTAGATGACTACATCTACAGGCACATATTTGGAGATACATACTTAAAATACTCTGGACCGAG TCGACCCTTTGATAGGCCGGGGTCAAAGGGAAAGACATGGAGTCACTGCCATCGGCAACAGAAGAAACCCCAGCAGCCCCGACCCCGTCCACAGAAAATGAAGAAATGGATGCAGTCAGGACGTGATCCCAGCCGACAGTTTGCAGATGTTAAAATAGAGCTGGGGCCGATGCCCTTCGATCCAAAATATTAG
- the ccpg1 gene encoding cell cycle progression protein 1 isoform X3, which produces MSESSSDTESSCGWTVISNEGSDIEPLGPDNAGECEEEEVTVDAEPDKESQGESSLDLTLREEATLEVEPTGEVGADHVMLCSSSENSDIITLADAREAEIETWVEPVVKEAEETGCEELFLGTSSSSQYTFREAETIFPVDQPVQRDINNSSSEDEEEETKSSHVVRRRRVRRSTTGSESGDLQEAHRRHEEEIQAHTDPRSAAHSQVSGTLNKCILLALLIAISMGFGHFYGTVQIQERQRTVEKIRPSELEVPFKSEPDVINKEVVEDLKEDLEEKQEMVLSLTSIMDKISKENQHLRVTQEDLQAQRQDLYEKLMQVKREMESQHRDLTTENQNLKISLDREEASFSALQEELKYLRAQVRELEEKGEGTDSILSENQRLKGHLQEEKQKVRSFMNQREALMAEAQVLRKELDKERKVMEKLKEELEEMSQKDDEAETEKLQARLLELENKLKFEQQRSDLWERLYVESKEERAKGDRDVKTKIPKDGMMGKVKETLDAVKNSTKEFVHHHKEQIKKAKEAVKENLRKFSDSVKSTFRHIKNSASRVFNHEKRSQERKNANTERQTFRQEQSNKFEDDIHWQPQKPLHRHPRKSTVDTDFHTDRNTRKPGTQKAQSTTGQKTPPKGCSGVFDCAYQESMSLFNKAMDPIRADEFDELLRSYLQKEVGHFHHWGELKSFIDNFFHNGVFIHDQMLFTDFVSGVEDYLEEIDEYHSLDDDVFEDLDDYIYRHIFGDTYLKYSGPSRPFDRPGSKGKTWSHCHRQQKKPQQPRPRPQKMKKWMQSGRDPSRQFADVKIELGPMPFDPKY; this is translated from the exons ATGTCTGAAAGCTCCAGTGACACAGAATCATCATGCGGATGGACGGTTATCAGTAATGAG GGTTCAGACATTGAGCCACTGGGTCCTGATAATGCTGGGGAATGTGAGGAGGAAGAGGTCACAGTGGACG CTGAACCTGATAAGGAGAGTCAGGGAGAGTCTTCTCTGGACCTCACATTGAGAGAGGAGGCGACTTTAGAGGTGGAACCAACTGGAGAG GTAGGAGCAGATCATGTGATGCTTTGCTCCTCCAGTGAGAATTCTGATATCATAACCCTGGCCGATGCACGGGAGGCGGAGATTGAAACGTGGGTGGAGCCTGTTGTGAAGGAGGCAGAGGAAACGGGATGTGAGGAGCTCTTTCTGGGAACATCATCGAGTAGCCAGTATACCTTCAGGGAGGCTGAAACAA TTTTCCCCGTGGATCAGCCCGTGCAGCGAGACATCAATAATAGCAGCAGTGAGGATGAAGAGGAGGAGACGAAGAGCAGTCATGTGGTGAGAAGACGCAGGGTCCGGAGGAGCACAACAGGCTCAGAGTCTGGAGACCTGCAGGAGGCTCACAGGAGACACGAGGAG GAGATTCAGGCACATACAGACCCTCGTTCTGCAGCTCACAGTCAGGTCAGCGGGACTCTAAACAAATGTATCCTGTTAGCTCTTCTCATCGCCATCAGCATGGGCTTCGGACACTTCTACG GTACGGTACAAATTCAGGAAAGGCAGAGGACTGTGGAGAAGATCCGTCCCAGTGAGCTGGAAGTGCCGTTTAAGAGCGAGCCAGACGTTATCAATAAG GAAGTGGTTGAGGATCTAAAAGAAGATCTGGAGGAGAAGCAGGAGATGGTGTTGAGTCTCACAAGCATCATGGataaaatatctaaagaaaACCAGCATCTCAGAGTCACACAGGAAGACCTACAG GCCCAACGACAAGATCTGTACGAGAAACTAATGCAAGTCAAGCGTGAGATGGAGTCCCAGCACAGAGACCTGACAACGGAAAACCAGAACCTCAAAATCAGCCTCGATCGAGAGGAGGCATCCTTCTCGGCCCTGCAGGAGGAGCTGAAGTACCTGCGTGCACAGGTGAGAGAACTGGAAGAGAAAGGAGAGGGAACGGATTCGATCCTGTCTGAAAACCAGCGACTGAAGGGTCACCTGCAGGAGGAGAAACAGAAGGTGCGTAGCTTCATGAACCAGAGGGAGGCGCTGATGGCTGAGGCTCAGGTGCTACGCAAAGAACTGGATAAAGAACGAAAGGTTATGGAAAAACTGAAAGAGGAACTTGAAGAAATGAGTCAGAAAGATGATGAGGCAGAGACGGAAAAACTGCAAGCTCGACTCTTGGAGCTGGAGAACAAGCTGAAGTTCGAGCAGCAGCGCTCCGATCTTTGGGAGAGACTTTACGTGGAGTCGAAGGAGGAGAGAGCCAAAGGTGACCGAGATGTGAAGACCAAGATCCCAAAGGATGGGATGATGGGAAAGGTGAAGGAAACGCTTGACGCCGTCAAGAATTCCACCAAAGAGTTTGTTCACCATCATAAAGAGCAGATCAAGAAAGCCAAAGAAGCGGTGAAGGAAAATCTCCGGAAGTTTTCAGATTCTGTAAAATCCACGTTCAGGCACATCAAAAACTCCGCCTCCAGAGTCTTCAACCACGAAAAGAGATCCCAGGAAAGAAAAAATGCCAATACCGAACGTCAAACATTTCGGCAAGAACAAAGCAACAAATTTGAAGACGACATTCACTGGCAACCTCAGAAACCTTTACATCGACATCCCCGTAAATCCACAGTGGACACCGATTTCCACACCGATCGCAACACGCGCAAACCCGGCACTCAGAAAGCACAAAGCACTACGGGTCAGAAAACTCCACCCAAAGGATGTTCTGGTGTATTCGATTGTGCTTATCAAGAGTCTATGAGTTTATTTAATAAGGCAATGGATCCCATCCGCGCCGATGAGTTTGATGAACTTCTACGAAGCTACCTGCAGAAAGAGGTCGGTCATTTCCATCACTGGGGAGAACTAAAAAGCTTCATCGATAATTTCTTTCACAACGGCGTCTTCATCCACGACCAGATGCTGTTCACAGACTTTGTTAGCGGAGTTGAGGATTATCTTGAGGAAATCGATGAATATCACAGTCTTGACGATGATGTCTTTGAAGATTTAGATGACTACATCTACAGGCACATATTTGGAGATACATACTTAAAATACTCTGGACCGAG TCGACCCTTTGATAGGCCGGGGTCAAAGGGAAAGACATGGAGTCACTGCCATCGGCAACAGAAGAAACCCCAGCAGCCCCGACCCCGTCCACAGAAAATGAAGAAATGGATGCAGTCAGGACGTGATCCCAGCCGACAGTTTGCAGATGTTAAAATAGAGCTGGGGCCGATGCCCTTCGATCCAAAATATTAG
- the ccpg1 gene encoding cell cycle progression protein 1 isoform X4 gives MSESSSDTESSCGWTVISNEGSDIEPLGPDNAGECEEEEVTVDAEPDKESQGESSLDLTLREEATLEVEPTGEVGADHVMLCSSSENSDIITLADAREAEIETWVEPVVKEAEETGCEELFLGTSSSSQYTFREAETRATAGWWRSGWKFSRTLWEYGSHVHDSLSLSVFPVDQPVQRDINNSSSEDEEEETKSSHVVRRRRVRRSTTGSESGDLQEAHRRHEEEIQAHTDPRSAAHSQVSGTLNKCILLALLIAISMGFGHFYGTVQIQERQRTVEKIRPSELEVPFKSEPDVINKEVVEDLKEDLEEKQEMVLSLTSIMDKISKENQHLRVTQEDLQAQRQDLYEKLMQVKREMESQHRDLTTENQNLKISLDREEASFSALQEELKYLRAQVRELEEKGEGTDSILSENQRLKGHLQEEKQKVRSFMNQREALMAEAQVLRKELDKERKVMEKLKEELEEMSQKDDEAETEKLQARLLELENKLKFEQQRSDLWERLYVESKEERAKGDRDVKTKIPKDGMMGKVKETLDAVKNSTKEFVHHHKEQIKKAKEAVKENLRKFSDSVKSTFRHIKNSASRVFNHEKRSQERKNANTERQTFRQEQSNKFEDDIHWQPQKPLHRHPRKSTVDTDFHTDRNTRKPGTQKAQSTTGQKTPPKGCSGVFDCAYQESMSLFNKAMDPIRADEFDELLRSYLQKEVGHFHHWGELKSFIDNFFHNGVFIHDQMLFTDFVSGVEDYLEEIDEYHSLDDDVFEDLDDYIYRHIFGDTYLKYSGPRSENQ, from the exons ATGTCTGAAAGCTCCAGTGACACAGAATCATCATGCGGATGGACGGTTATCAGTAATGAG GGTTCAGACATTGAGCCACTGGGTCCTGATAATGCTGGGGAATGTGAGGAGGAAGAGGTCACAGTGGACG CTGAACCTGATAAGGAGAGTCAGGGAGAGTCTTCTCTGGACCTCACATTGAGAGAGGAGGCGACTTTAGAGGTGGAACCAACTGGAGAG GTAGGAGCAGATCATGTGATGCTTTGCTCCTCCAGTGAGAATTCTGATATCATAACCCTGGCCGATGCACGGGAGGCGGAGATTGAAACGTGGGTGGAGCCTGTTGTGAAGGAGGCAGAGGAAACGGGATGTGAGGAGCTCTTTCTGGGAACATCATCGAGTAGCCAGTATACCTTCAGGGAGGCTGAAACAA GAGCGACAGCAGGTTGGTGGAGGAGTGGTTGGAAATTTTCCAGGACGCTGTGGGAATACGGGAGTCATGTGCACGACTCTCTTTCACTCTCAG TTTTCCCCGTGGATCAGCCCGTGCAGCGAGACATCAATAATAGCAGCAGTGAGGATGAAGAGGAGGAGACGAAGAGCAGTCATGTGGTGAGAAGACGCAGGGTCCGGAGGAGCACAACAGGCTCAGAGTCTGGAGACCTGCAGGAGGCTCACAGGAGACACGAGGAG GAGATTCAGGCACATACAGACCCTCGTTCTGCAGCTCACAGTCAGGTCAGCGGGACTCTAAACAAATGTATCCTGTTAGCTCTTCTCATCGCCATCAGCATGGGCTTCGGACACTTCTACG GTACGGTACAAATTCAGGAAAGGCAGAGGACTGTGGAGAAGATCCGTCCCAGTGAGCTGGAAGTGCCGTTTAAGAGCGAGCCAGACGTTATCAATAAG GAAGTGGTTGAGGATCTAAAAGAAGATCTGGAGGAGAAGCAGGAGATGGTGTTGAGTCTCACAAGCATCATGGataaaatatctaaagaaaACCAGCATCTCAGAGTCACACAGGAAGACCTACAG GCCCAACGACAAGATCTGTACGAGAAACTAATGCAAGTCAAGCGTGAGATGGAGTCCCAGCACAGAGACCTGACAACGGAAAACCAGAACCTCAAAATCAGCCTCGATCGAGAGGAGGCATCCTTCTCGGCCCTGCAGGAGGAGCTGAAGTACCTGCGTGCACAGGTGAGAGAACTGGAAGAGAAAGGAGAGGGAACGGATTCGATCCTGTCTGAAAACCAGCGACTGAAGGGTCACCTGCAGGAGGAGAAACAGAAGGTGCGTAGCTTCATGAACCAGAGGGAGGCGCTGATGGCTGAGGCTCAGGTGCTACGCAAAGAACTGGATAAAGAACGAAAGGTTATGGAAAAACTGAAAGAGGAACTTGAAGAAATGAGTCAGAAAGATGATGAGGCAGAGACGGAAAAACTGCAAGCTCGACTCTTGGAGCTGGAGAACAAGCTGAAGTTCGAGCAGCAGCGCTCCGATCTTTGGGAGAGACTTTACGTGGAGTCGAAGGAGGAGAGAGCCAAAGGTGACCGAGATGTGAAGACCAAGATCCCAAAGGATGGGATGATGGGAAAGGTGAAGGAAACGCTTGACGCCGTCAAGAATTCCACCAAAGAGTTTGTTCACCATCATAAAGAGCAGATCAAGAAAGCCAAAGAAGCGGTGAAGGAAAATCTCCGGAAGTTTTCAGATTCTGTAAAATCCACGTTCAGGCACATCAAAAACTCCGCCTCCAGAGTCTTCAACCACGAAAAGAGATCCCAGGAAAGAAAAAATGCCAATACCGAACGTCAAACATTTCGGCAAGAACAAAGCAACAAATTTGAAGACGACATTCACTGGCAACCTCAGAAACCTTTACATCGACATCCCCGTAAATCCACAGTGGACACCGATTTCCACACCGATCGCAACACGCGCAAACCCGGCACTCAGAAAGCACAAAGCACTACGGGTCAGAAAACTCCACCCAAAGGATGTTCTGGTGTATTCGATTGTGCTTATCAAGAGTCTATGAGTTTATTTAATAAGGCAATGGATCCCATCCGCGCCGATGAGTTTGATGAACTTCTACGAAGCTACCTGCAGAAAGAGGTCGGTCATTTCCATCACTGGGGAGAACTAAAAAGCTTCATCGATAATTTCTTTCACAACGGCGTCTTCATCCACGACCAGATGCTGTTCACAGACTTTGTTAGCGGAGTTGAGGATTATCTTGAGGAAATCGATGAATATCACAGTCTTGACGATGATGTCTTTGAAGATTTAGATGACTACATCTACAGGCACATATTTGGAGATACATACTTAAAATACTCTGGACCGAG GTCTGAGAATCAGTAG
- the ccpg1 gene encoding cell cycle progression protein 1 isoform X1 — MSESSSDTESSCGWTVISNEGSDIEPLGPDNAGECEEEEVTVDAEPDKESQGESSLDLTLREEATLEVEPTGEVGADHVMLCSSSENSDIITLADAREAEIETWVEPVVKEAEETGCEELFLGTSSSSQYTFREAETRATAGWWRSGWKFSRTLWEYGSHVHDSLSLSVFPVDQPVQRDINNSSSEDEEEETKSSHVVRRRRVRRSTTGSESGDLQEAHRRHEEEIQAHTDPRSAAHSQVSGTLNKCILLALLIAISMGFGHFYGTVQIQERQRTVEKIRPSELEVPFKSEPDVINKEVVEDLKEDLEEKQEMVLSLTSIMDKISKENQHLRVTQEDLQAQRQDLYEKLMQVKREMESQHRDLTTENQNLKISLDREEASFSALQEELKYLRAQVRELEEKGEGTDSILSENQRLKGHLQEEKQKVRSFMNQREALMAEAQVLRKELDKERKVMEKLKEELEEMSQKDDEAETEKLQARLLELENKLKFEQQRSDLWERLYVESKEERAKGDRDVKTKIPKDGMMGKVKETLDAVKNSTKEFVHHHKEQIKKAKEAVKENLRKFSDSVKSTFRHIKNSASRVFNHEKRSQERKNANTERQTFRQEQSNKFEDDIHWQPQKPLHRHPRKSTVDTDFHTDRNTRKPGTQKAQSTTGQKTPPKGCSGVFDCAYQESMSLFNKAMDPIRADEFDELLRSYLQKEVGHFHHWGELKSFIDNFFHNGVFIHDQMLFTDFVSGVEDYLEEIDEYHSLDDDVFEDLDDYIYRHIFGDTYLKYSGPSRPFDRPGSKGKTWSHCHRQQKKPQQPRPRPQKMKKWMQSGRDPSRQFADVKIELGPMPFDPKY, encoded by the exons ATGTCTGAAAGCTCCAGTGACACAGAATCATCATGCGGATGGACGGTTATCAGTAATGAG GGTTCAGACATTGAGCCACTGGGTCCTGATAATGCTGGGGAATGTGAGGAGGAAGAGGTCACAGTGGACG CTGAACCTGATAAGGAGAGTCAGGGAGAGTCTTCTCTGGACCTCACATTGAGAGAGGAGGCGACTTTAGAGGTGGAACCAACTGGAGAG GTAGGAGCAGATCATGTGATGCTTTGCTCCTCCAGTGAGAATTCTGATATCATAACCCTGGCCGATGCACGGGAGGCGGAGATTGAAACGTGGGTGGAGCCTGTTGTGAAGGAGGCAGAGGAAACGGGATGTGAGGAGCTCTTTCTGGGAACATCATCGAGTAGCCAGTATACCTTCAGGGAGGCTGAAACAA GAGCGACAGCAGGTTGGTGGAGGAGTGGTTGGAAATTTTCCAGGACGCTGTGGGAATACGGGAGTCATGTGCACGACTCTCTTTCACTCTCAG TTTTCCCCGTGGATCAGCCCGTGCAGCGAGACATCAATAATAGCAGCAGTGAGGATGAAGAGGAGGAGACGAAGAGCAGTCATGTGGTGAGAAGACGCAGGGTCCGGAGGAGCACAACAGGCTCAGAGTCTGGAGACCTGCAGGAGGCTCACAGGAGACACGAGGAG GAGATTCAGGCACATACAGACCCTCGTTCTGCAGCTCACAGTCAGGTCAGCGGGACTCTAAACAAATGTATCCTGTTAGCTCTTCTCATCGCCATCAGCATGGGCTTCGGACACTTCTACG GTACGGTACAAATTCAGGAAAGGCAGAGGACTGTGGAGAAGATCCGTCCCAGTGAGCTGGAAGTGCCGTTTAAGAGCGAGCCAGACGTTATCAATAAG GAAGTGGTTGAGGATCTAAAAGAAGATCTGGAGGAGAAGCAGGAGATGGTGTTGAGTCTCACAAGCATCATGGataaaatatctaaagaaaACCAGCATCTCAGAGTCACACAGGAAGACCTACAG GCCCAACGACAAGATCTGTACGAGAAACTAATGCAAGTCAAGCGTGAGATGGAGTCCCAGCACAGAGACCTGACAACGGAAAACCAGAACCTCAAAATCAGCCTCGATCGAGAGGAGGCATCCTTCTCGGCCCTGCAGGAGGAGCTGAAGTACCTGCGTGCACAGGTGAGAGAACTGGAAGAGAAAGGAGAGGGAACGGATTCGATCCTGTCTGAAAACCAGCGACTGAAGGGTCACCTGCAGGAGGAGAAACAGAAGGTGCGTAGCTTCATGAACCAGAGGGAGGCGCTGATGGCTGAGGCTCAGGTGCTACGCAAAGAACTGGATAAAGAACGAAAGGTTATGGAAAAACTGAAAGAGGAACTTGAAGAAATGAGTCAGAAAGATGATGAGGCAGAGACGGAAAAACTGCAAGCTCGACTCTTGGAGCTGGAGAACAAGCTGAAGTTCGAGCAGCAGCGCTCCGATCTTTGGGAGAGACTTTACGTGGAGTCGAAGGAGGAGAGAGCCAAAGGTGACCGAGATGTGAAGACCAAGATCCCAAAGGATGGGATGATGGGAAAGGTGAAGGAAACGCTTGACGCCGTCAAGAATTCCACCAAAGAGTTTGTTCACCATCATAAAGAGCAGATCAAGAAAGCCAAAGAAGCGGTGAAGGAAAATCTCCGGAAGTTTTCAGATTCTGTAAAATCCACGTTCAGGCACATCAAAAACTCCGCCTCCAGAGTCTTCAACCACGAAAAGAGATCCCAGGAAAGAAAAAATGCCAATACCGAACGTCAAACATTTCGGCAAGAACAAAGCAACAAATTTGAAGACGACATTCACTGGCAACCTCAGAAACCTTTACATCGACATCCCCGTAAATCCACAGTGGACACCGATTTCCACACCGATCGCAACACGCGCAAACCCGGCACTCAGAAAGCACAAAGCACTACGGGTCAGAAAACTCCACCCAAAGGATGTTCTGGTGTATTCGATTGTGCTTATCAAGAGTCTATGAGTTTATTTAATAAGGCAATGGATCCCATCCGCGCCGATGAGTTTGATGAACTTCTACGAAGCTACCTGCAGAAAGAGGTCGGTCATTTCCATCACTGGGGAGAACTAAAAAGCTTCATCGATAATTTCTTTCACAACGGCGTCTTCATCCACGACCAGATGCTGTTCACAGACTTTGTTAGCGGAGTTGAGGATTATCTTGAGGAAATCGATGAATATCACAGTCTTGACGATGATGTCTTTGAAGATTTAGATGACTACATCTACAGGCACATATTTGGAGATACATACTTAAAATACTCTGGACCGAG TCGACCCTTTGATAGGCCGGGGTCAAAGGGAAAGACATGGAGTCACTGCCATCGGCAACAGAAGAAACCCCAGCAGCCCCGACCCCGTCCACAGAAAATGAAGAAATGGATGCAGTCAGGACGTGATCCCAGCCGACAGTTTGCAGATGTTAAAATAGAGCTGGGGCCGATGCCCTTCGATCCAAAATATTAG